In Dreissena polymorpha isolate Duluth1 chromosome 11, UMN_Dpol_1.0, whole genome shotgun sequence, the genomic window TGCACTAAAAtcactacgttacaatgagaggtgcgtctgtacgacaacgcgatacggcgtcataactacaacggttacagcgTCTTGACAGTTAGACATACACACGCGTTTATACAGGtaaattctttgtttaaacttacacgtaaaacgggatatggcatttattttcatttattaatgtttctttactcgctacctaagctatcgagacattttctagcgtgaaatcatgataaaagaaagaaGTCCAAGCTCTAAACAAAAGAAATCCAATTAATTCGTTCTTTCTGGCTTGCAGTTTCTGTCACGATATtcattttcaatgatttgtatcaagttcactcttttacaaacatgtgatgcccatgtgtatactattattggtgatttctatccgattttgcaaaatagttgttgcatgtcaactccgtgtacatgttacggtatcttctcttacgactaagacatgttacggtgtcttctttacagcgttacagcgccTGCAGGAAGTCAAATTTACAACCATGGAGATTTCGTTCCACGAAAGTAGCATTTTGGACGTGAGTATGGAGGTCATCATTGATTGCAACAACAACGAAGTGCCTAAGGGAAAACCTCGACCGTGTACATCGACGCCTATTGCCACAAAACAGAAGGAATATCTGTTCTCATGCCCCAGTTGTCCGTATAATACAAACTCTAGGGGCAATCTTTAAGATCAGGAGGAAGAAATTTGTGGAAATACATGGGAGACTTCACCAAGCCTGGTACGATTATGAAGAGGAAAAACTGTCGACAACAGACCTACTGAGGACCATCAGTCACATTAACGTCCTGGGACCATCAACTGCGGTGCACCATATGTTTGACGACGACGAATGAACTGTTAAATGATTTTGAACTGAACTCTTGTGTGACAGTGAATAATGTGATAAGTTTCTTCATGTACTTGTTTGTTTAAAATCTACTTGTATtgtgtttaatgtatttattacaaattatgtaaatgtttataaaatgcaaatataatattaaatttaaaatattgttatgtgaCTGACTGATATTATTGAAATGTTTCTACACTGTTATGTATTGCatgttgtaaaatatgtaaatgtatatatgtatgaataaaaattaaataaaagaataaaacaaatatcatgaGTTTATTTTCTTTCATGCACAATTTGTAAAAAGTGCATTCCTTCAATTTAGTAAATTGAgtaaatcattaacataattacTTACTAATTACCTCAATTACTGTAAAGAATGTAAagaactatttattttttttaaatacatgcaccaaatctttaaaaaaaattagtactgatttatttaaatcgtaaatgtACTGTCAATAAAGTTAcgttttaaattcaatctacaatttttggtttggtaccaaaaattattcttttaaaaagttcagtggtagctcattcatgcacctaaattctttactgtaggcattgcattaattgatcaattaaaaattaatcagtttgcaaatatatgcccctaaTGTAAGCCAATAAAAGGTGTCCTTcacacctcattgtaggtatacctctataAAGATCTTTTTTACCTACACCTCcacaacatttactatataaatacaatttaccgaatttgttatttaccgaaacctccagtacccgtcgatactataccgtaaccttaaacatgttgtagtaaatgcactgtaacactctctgtaagacgtcgttacattttaattcatcaaaatttatctcgttacacttacatgcagttaattttgagacagatcttgataagattgattcaatattcgttcttgcttacgtttgtttgcattttcttctgtttaatgtcagactttgaattatattccaatgattttatgagttgtctatacaggtctgtaaaacttccattttatcGATAACATAGGAATAAATTACACGGCAAGCTATGAAAGAGGAACACAATATCcctattgaaataaacatttgcttacacatacaaaaactattcaaaatcaccgttatttaccatttattttaacaacgtcccgtatcgtcaacaaactgtgggaagacgccgtaaccgttgtagttatgacgccgtatcgcgttgtcgtacagacgcacctctcattgtaacgtagttcagcgggagtgaaaATGTACAacgtctatttaaaaaaaacgttcattTAAGCTATTTTTGATTGAAATGTTCTTTATCTAAAAACTAATCAAGATGatgtttcttataaaaaaaaaagtataaaaaaaaaacatttctaaacaattttattttattttatactatCGATTTTTTAACTGTCGCCTCAATATTATCTTGATGCTGGTTTTTGCTTCACATGATAGGCCTACAGAGATACTGTCCAGTTAATGTCAGTATCCAATGCATAACATGCGATTATTAGCTGCTACATACATGTCatgaatctttaaaaaaaacttacaattaTACACTTTTGTCATTTCACCACGTGTTCAGTACATGGGGCGATGGTTCGAGGAGAGAAAGTTTTATGCGGAGTTCCAGGCCGGCGTCACGTGTTCTTTTGCGGAGTATACTCTCCAAGGCGACGGGACGGTCAAAGTCAACAACACCGGATACAGAGAAATGTACTTCCATCcgacatttttttgtaaatttagaCATTACGTTTAAATGTTCAGTACTGCACTGCTTTTGCTATTGTCTAATTATCATAATTGGTATACGCAAACTATTTAACTATATAAGTGAAAGTGTAATGTTATTCGAATTACATCgctttattataatattttaatatgttatctTCAAAACACCAACGACTTGTTCACCGACTTGAAAAAGAAAATTGGAATGTTATAAAATTGTCTAAAATCTATTAATTTGAATGTtcatgtgtacaatattttaaagttaGTATCTCCCTTTTGCTCTTAGGACTGGTAATTACACCTCAATTATCGGACAGGCTCAGATCTTGGACCCTCGAGAACCCGCAAAACTTGGCGTTCGCTTCTTTCCGGGTAAGCTCATGTTAGAAAAATTGGGGAAATAACAATGACAATGATTTTGTTGTTactgttttatttgtaattgCCGAAGATGATGGATGTTGACGATACAGAaagtgatgatgataataatgaagGGCTGAATTTGTTTTgcgtgttggtgatgatgattttTATGAGGAGGATAattaaaatgatgatgatgatgatgatgatgatgatgatgatgatgatgatgatgatgatgatgatgatgatgatgatgatgatgatgatgatgatgatgatgatgatgatgataacgatgacgatgatgatgatgatgatgatgatgatgatgatgatgatgatgatgattttgatgaggAGGATAattaaaatgatgatgatgatgatgatgatgatgatgatgatgatgatgatgatgatgatgatgatgatgatgatgatgatgatgatgatgatgatgatgatgatgatgatgatgatgatgatgataacgatgacgatgatgatgatgatgatgatgatgatgatgatgatgatgatgatgatgatgatgatgatgatgatgacgacgacgcgGAGGAGGAGATGGAGGATGATTATGAAGACGATTGTGGTGATATTTGTAAAGCTGATGCTACATTGCAGGTACGCCCCTGGGTAACTACTGGGTGTTGGAGACGGATTACGATCAGTACTCTATCGTCTACTCCTGCACGCAGACGAGTCGCTTCTTCAATAGCcgtaattatattattatttttattgtcagtagtagtagtagtagaagaagaagtagtagtagtagtagtcgtcgtcgtcgtcgtcgtagaagtagaagtagtactaaAAGTAATATGTCTAGTTGTAGAAACAGTAGTAGAAAAAGGATAAGAAGTAATATTAATGGTACTTAGTTATTCGCTGTCGTACAACTAAGGTTAAGAgaaagttttgcaagtcagtttTGATCATGACCCGAAACCTGATCACTGCCTGAATACGCGATGAGAAATAATTCGCGGCGTTGTTTCAGTTCTTGAACCACAATCAtttacacatttaaacataatatgaatatcgtgttaaatgagaTAATTTTGAAaggatcatttatataaaaagtaaataaaaaaccaTTTTTttagctacatgtatactatttcggtatttttttctcatcttgaaagcaaatttgtgtttatcgatagtcaattatgtcttcctctgacgatttagtgaccgagaaCAGACCCTGAAATAATGCGAGGTGGATTTTAATGCGTAAATGTttctgggccacaatttgtgtctatgtgtcgttttaACATGCAAAGAGATGTCCGGAATCCGTTCATTGAACCGTGTTACATTCTAAACGCtgcgcacagacacagtgattcaGCCAAATTTCAGCGGATTTCTCTCGAACCAgcctataaaatattcgaatgtattaatTCGTGCCTGCTGGTGTTATGTAGAGgccatttaaggtgaaaagctgggtaaaacagctacgccaaaaaaagCGCAAGAGTATTCTATTCCGATGTCAAGGTAAGAGACAAAGTGTGAACTACTGTGGAAACAAGTAATGCATCAGCAAACAATAGGGGtaaacagcgctgtctttataactaccttattcgtgagtaaaaactactgctcgcaattttttttttcatcaattacatcttattgtatattttgaattgaatATGGTGTCCAAAAAAGGtttgtaaagggaatttccatcatgaaattatattcttagtgtgatagttattcgatattccaacaatattcattcgatatgatggtgattgcaaattttattttatataaactggttctcattatgccattttcatcatattttaataCTATCAGAACGTTaaaaaagagacatgttgttgttattttgtacaagttatctttataacataaatatgaagatATGCAGTGCACACATATCTCggcatgtgcgtaaagacacACTctgtataaatttgaatgggttgtatTCATTTTAAGCTTTCAATTTAAAAAGCTATATATAATTTTGAACAACGAGTTGCgtttaagattatgcaatagcgaacaacttcagtgtcttcagcgctttgattgttgttatagtagaagtagtagtaatagtaatagtagtagcattTTCGGtagttttaataataatggtTGTAGTATTACTTGATCAGTCGCTTTCCAGTGCgagatattttatattgtattaattgtaatttttaaaatgtgttatactACTTACAGATAAAACGAACGCATGCAAGCGTTGTGTTTCATGAAATAAAGATCACGTTTAAGACAGCATTATGAGTGTACTCACAATTGTAGTATGCTTTTGTTTTGCTTATTTATTCCTCCCAGAATTCTGCTGGATCCTTACCAGACGTCCCGGGCCTGTTCCGGCATCTGTTCTTGACCGGATCTACTCCCTGCTGAAGGGCTATGAAATCAACCCGGACTACTTTAAAGTCAACGATCGGACCCGCTGCCCCCGCGTCTAGTCGGCGCTACGGTGCACGTTATGTGCTCCACGATCAAGTGATGACACGTTGTGCACATTCCGGtcactttgttaaaatgtttttagcagacagacagacagacagacagacagacagacagacagacagacagacagacagacagacagacagacagacagaacagatgTACACTTTAAAGTTTTTCGTCATTTACAAATAGTTGTACAAATCATAATGTGAACAAGAGTACAAATACGTAAAACTAAGTATCATATTTATCGCGTAAAGATTATCTGCatacatacattaatttaaatattaaattgtacaaaaatattatttgaattacaaataataaactaTAGTATTAGTCTTTTACCAGACTAACACATATTACAATGATTTAGTTACTTATTTCCATAGAAATAATGGAGGATGAaaatcataaacatatttatttataaaaacgttATTCGAGACGAGTTGATGTGAAAAACATCTAAGAggtctttaaaaatgttttttctgcatttttactgAATAAACATCGTGTCGCTGTGATGTAGTGTTATTTTTTGGCAATACTACTTTAGACACTTAAGAATAGCCATGACGGTTGTTTGCCttctttctatatgtatatatttagacCAGATTTCTGGACAATAGTTCAAAAGGCAAATTTATTTTCAGTTAGATTAgttttcaaagaaatattttaaaatgtgttttcgtGGGCAATTCCTTTCACTGTCCCTCAGCATTTTCTATTTGCACATAAACAACAATACGTGTATCTGATGTAAGTTAATATGCAGTCTGTCTACATAActatttatatgtacatgtatggatTAATAATCCAACTTAAAAGCCAATTTAGTCGGTAAAGCAATACCACTAAACTCGAATCAACGACTACGGAAGCATATTATCACGATAGAGTGCAACAGCACTCTAGAGAGCGATGGCTGTCAGGGCATTCACACGTGAGAAAGATTAACAGAAGGGATGACTGTCACCAAATTAATCACAACCGTCTCATCAGATCGAATAAACATTGTCCGTTATAAGTTTTCAAATGTATAATTTGTAGCTCTGTTATGATAAGTATCAGTGCATGTATAaaaacaataagaaaataagtAGTTAAGTTAATGTAAGTAACCAATATTTAGGTGAATGCAGCCTGCATGAAGAGTTTGCTAAATATAAACCAACATAAACGTTAAATCAGTGAGCGCTGGCGATTGACTCTAGTTACGCGAGGTGATAATCGACGTTTTTATAAGAGAGAACATATGTTGCAAATTGTAACGATGGAgattacataaattataaaaagtgCTTGTTCGATGGTTATCATAAGGCCACTTAAAATGCTTATTTGGAGTACGGACTTTGGACCAAAGTGATTGGCGCGAGCAAACAAAGtaaaattcaacatattttttacataataagATAGCTTGGAAAGGGACAGATTTAAAAAATAGGTCCATGTGTACAACCATTTCTGACAAacgcattaaattatttaaacatttcaaatagAACTTTGCCTTGTTCGTCTTTACTTTGTTAGTGActgtaaaaaaagtaaaattaacttAAATGCTTAAATGCTGTGtaaatgcttgtttttgttttcaaacaaaagtATTCCTCAAAAACCTTTTGAAAATGCCTGAACACAAAAACCTGTACCATTAACCATATTTCATGCTTATAAACTCAACAAATAATATGATATGTTGGCACTTGATCGTTGTATTTTGGAAACCGATCCCATTCATTCGTTAGACATGAATGATCAACGTTCGAAAGTAAGGTGACTTCACATGCGCCCCAAGGCTTGTACGTTGCagataataataaacatgttgacataattttgtcaaagattaatgaaataaaattccatggtataaattaaatgtcacctaTGTGCTGTATGTTTGCGCGTGCAAGTGACAATACTTCTGTATTGTCAACGTTTGTCCCTTGTAACATTGTATGTTTCAGTCAAGATGAGAACAAATGCATACCATTAATAAAGTACGTACATCTAGTGATTGTAGAACGTTGCAATGGTTTTTCATAACACTAACTATAAAATGGTAAAACTGAATTGAAATGAGTAATTAAAATCAAGAAACCGCGAGTTCCTTAAAGTATACATACACACGTCTTCTGTCCTCATAATTTCTTATAAATGTATTATCCCGATGATGTTTTGcataaagccacacaccttgaaatggactacatggcatagtaaatttaagtataaataaaaaacatattttatctctgccaattagaatatatctggtggttacaaggtagaaatccatcttttatacgctttaaaacttataaataatcgcgtttgtcgaaatggacgtatgcgtctagaaatcctactttcggttttaaaagcggtaccgtttggaaaataattaatttcttgctaactaggctatagatttaattttatctatgccaattagaatatctctggtggttacaaggtagaaatccgtctattttgcgctttaaaacttaaaaataatcgcgtttgtcgaaatatacatatacgtatagaaatcctactttcggttttaaagttacaatatatacatatatatattacttgctaactaggctatagatttaatgagaaatttgcacactttcaaattgcatctatatgtattgattaacacgtATTTCATTTGAAGGTGTGTGGCTATAATTATGCAAAACATCATCGGGATACCCAAAAAGGTGGTGCACAATGATTTTATGCACACAATTAAAACTTGAACATGCTGTTATTTTGTAGGTGTTTTCACTTAGCAATTTCAGATAAGTTGAAAATAAAGacaacttatttaataaaacaaatgttgacaTTACCTTTTGACAAATACACACAGTGTAATCTGTTATGGATTATCCATAGAGAAAAGAAACATTGAACACACTTAGTCCGTATTTGTTAAGTGGACATATGAACAGTCAAACCGGACTTTATGTGGGGTATTTGAATAATCGCAAAAGACTGTAAAAATTCACTTTGTTGGGTTAGTGAGCACTAAAACCGGACTCTATATGACGTAAACATACTCTCAAAGCAGATGCCCTATTTGGGACAAATTTACCCTTAAACTAGATTGTATGTGTGGTATTGTAATCTAATAAAACTGTGTGTGGTTTATGCATTCTCAAACCGGACTTAATGTGGGGTAAATGGACTCTTAATCCAGACTATGTGGGGTGAATATATACTTACACCGGACTTGATATGGGGTAAATAAGTAACACCTTCGGCTATGTTACTACATTATTATATACACGTGATCATTCAAATCTTGGACACCTATCATctacctcacatgtatatgcaagaCCTTCTTTGCTACAAACGTACACTCAAACTCGAAAATATGTGGGTTTAATATAAACCTAAAAATTAATGTGGTGTACGCATATCTCAAACGTCACATTTGATTTCTGCAAGGGCAATATATTGTCAAACCCAATAGGGGTCAACGTGCGGTCGCTTGATTTCTGTATGGGCAATATATTGCCAAACCTGACTTTGGGGGATAAATGTTTGACCAAACTGGATTTTATTTGGGGCAAATGTACGCGCATCAACCGGAATAAAGTGGTGAGGGATGTTGTACGTCAATGTACAACCTAACTGGAATACCGTAGTAAGTAGAACAGTAAACACTTTATTATATGAGACAAAGTAAATGTACATTAACTTAAAAATGCGcaatgtgtatgttatttttgagGATTTTcgaaatgcatttttattttgaaacctATAATTGTTGACACGCATTATAAAAACATGTAACGTAGCCTTAGGGAGGTAATATAGTACCTTAATTATGAGCATCTTCGCTAGGGAAATATAAAACAATGACATTCAGATAAATCGTAATCTATCAAtcgctgttttaaacacaaaaataaggaatAGATACAGACAATCCAAACGTCGTGTGTTCTCTCCATTATCTTATATCTGCACGGACAATGAAAAAATACCtttatgtattttcataagcGCAAATAACAAAACTTCTGTCTGTGAGAACCATGGCCCATACTCACTAAGCTTCTTAGAGAAAACTTTATTAAATTCTTCGAACCAATTACATTTTTACTTTACTTAAATGTCTCGCTATTTTGAGTGGTGgtgctttttaatttaaatgttttaaagataaaataattgctaaaattataaatacttgGCACTTATGTAAAACGAAATCtataaaatttacaaataatatcAATATATGAAATTTTCACTTACGCAGAAATTAAGTTAAGATTTACCAAGGAGCATTGTATAGACCATTTTGTCTTTCCATGCATGATGTATGAATTTGCGAATGTAATTAATATCGGGTCTTTACGCCGCTTATTTAAGCTCATAATTGCGACCTGGCGCCATATTTGTAAAGTAACCGACTGTGTGACCCGACTTAAGGGGCCACAGTCAATGCTACATAACATCTTGCTATAATTTTTATGCAAGCAGCGCATTTAGAAGCTAAGGCCCTGAACAGTCAATCTAATCTTTGTTTAATCAAGAGCAACATGTGGCAGAAAACAGTCATCGCTGGGTTGAACATTGTTGCGTGTTTGTGGCCAGTTTGTGTGGGACAAATAACTGATTTCGGCTGCTGTCCCAATGTGAAAGTGCAGCAAAATTTCGACCTTAAAAGGTAGGCTTTTAAGATTGTTCAACGTATTTCAtcattacttttagtaaataaatatatatagaatgTAGTTTTTCCTCTTCAAGCTAAAATAACAATGACAATTGCTAGTTCGTGAAATGAATATTATGTACGATCTTTCAGATTGAAACAAGTTTAATATATCTatcataattttataataaattaatattgaaaacTCTCTATgtttagaaatgcaaaataacttaAAACACATTTCTGTTAGATTAAgtgaaaaatattgcattcatACCGATTAACAAACTCGAAATACATCGACCACCTAAACCAAATCCACTTAATAAATAAACAGCTTCCACACACATGTGCACAAAACGTATTGCAATAGAGGGGTTGAAAAGATATTGCAATAAAATGTACAGGCTGGTTTCTGCTCCATTGAAATTTTGTTTTCttgtcggataaattcaagtacacacatacacttacatagtattttatttattctaCAATAgctgtaaaaaatattaaaaaaattatcaaaatattagctaaaaatttataaaatcaataGCCTAAAACGttgatttaaatatcaaaatcaaagcgctgaaggcactgaagttgttcactattgcataatctaagacggaactcatttttcaaaattatcttatagctttttaaatcgcaagtttgaaatgaacacaacccattcagatttataaagagtttgtcttaacgtacaggtcgagatgtgtgtgcactgtttatcatcatatttatgttatagagataactttaacaaaataacAACCTCATTTATCGTTTAAGACGTTCTAaaagcattaaaaatataaaaaaaggggTAAAATGAGAACCAATtgatacaaaataaaatgtacGATCACCATAACATTGTATAAATATTGTGAGAAaatcgaatacctatcacactaagaatataactTCATGGTGGAAATTCCCTTTTCAAAACtgttgacaccatatacaattcaaaataaacaatgttgCAACCCTGTTCCAAATGCTCAGACACTCGCGTTTTTTTCAACTGAATAAATGATGCAGTCCAGGAGCGTAATGTTAGCAGGCAAGGCTGTGCAGTTGGCTTTTTATTCTGCAttcaatataaaatcaataaaaatgctGTATTGGACTTATAACTTACGTCTTTTATTGTTATACGGTACAttgatttgaaatgtattgattaaattcacgttaatataaaaatttaagaaaaaatgaatGAGGATGTTGATACATTTTAACGTGTTAAAGCGTCTACATGTCTTAACTGCATTTAACCTTTAGCCGAAAGTGAAAGGCCAGAAAAAGTAGTCCGCAATGTACATAAAGTAGGAGTGTAAAAGATAGTTGGCTGATAGGCATGTAAAGCAAAAAGTTAACATGATAACGACACTTTCCTTCTATAATATCAATTATTTGTAGGATAAATTGTTCTATCTCCAGTTATGATTGTATTTCATTTGGTTTAACCAATGCACTTGACTTTTTATTGAACTGTCACCTCAATATACTCGTGATGCTGTTTGTTTTTTACTGCACATGTTACTGTCAATATAATGTCATCAAGCAATGTGTAACAAACAAATTAAACTCCATATTATTATgatgaatattttaaattaacaaaaaaaccTTCACATTCGCACACAAATCAGTTGACCACGTGTTTCAGTACATGGGACGCTGGTACGAAGAGAGAAAGTATTATGCGGAATTCCAGGCCGGCGGAACGTGCACCACGGCAGAGTATACTCTCCAAGGCGACGGGACGGTCCAGGTCAACAACACCGGATAAAGACCAATGTAGTTCCGTCTGTAGTTATTATATATCCGGCATTACGTCTAAATGTTCAATACCGCACTGCCCTGCTTTTAACGTTCGTTTAACTTCATCAATAGAATACAATAatttgtaacaagaaatatctttaaaaagatatacggcgttgattgtagTAGGAAGAGTTCactgaatgagatcaaagataacgaatgtctttttctgtgcggttcttagctgcatcacacgcagtacgggatgttacgcggagttttcgcggcttattttacattattacatattgctggtcataaacctatagatacaaaactgTAAACCAAAataagaatggaagtgaaattaaaacatatcagtcaaccggccacacgcgaagtattcgtac contains:
- the LOC127849870 gene encoding apolipoprotein D-like, whose protein sequence is MWKNTFIVSLATIAGLLPVCEGQVTDFGCCPNVKVQENFDIKRYMGRWFEERKFYAEFQAGVTCSFAEYTLQGDGTVKVNNTGYREMTGNYTSIIGQAQILDPREPAKLGVRFFPGTPLGNYWVLETDYDQYSIVYSCTQTSRFFNSQFCWILTRRPGPVPASVLDRIYSLLKGYEINPDYFKVNDRTRCPRV